A genome region from Tolypothrix sp. PCC 7712 includes the following:
- a CDS encoding CHASE2 domain-containing protein, with protein MSKQVGKHFMRFISGLKKPLSQGKRELITASSVAVCILLIRSLGLLQSLELGALDQLFRLRPQDLPEERITIVAIDEASLRQVGSWPIPDGVIAELLQKLNAFKPRAIGLDIYRDLPVEPGYKKLVKTYKSMPNVIGIEQLANNKNASVLPPPVLNQLDQVGFNNVLYDPDGKIRRSLLYWHIDNQAHESFALKLALLYLKSEGINPKNASSNSEYLQLGKAVFTRFQANDGAYVRADARGYQILSNFPKPLCADASKSCSYRQVSMRDVLVGRVEKSWISDRVVLIGSTAPSLQDFVFVPHSRKPIAGIELQAYLINELIAAAVEGRPLLQVWSKVWEYLWIFGWSYLGAVTAWRIRHPIKISISILLFCLLLTLSVYVAFLFGWWIPFIPSLLTFASAAIGVTCYFAYMQEEFKRSKEFLYQVINTIPDPIFVKNQQHQWIVLNEAYCELIGYPYQLLLEKSDYDFFPKHQADVFRRRDEMVFQTQQSHESEEQFTDAYGSTHLIATKRSLHKDAAGNCFLVGVIHDITERKLMEEKLKRKAAQLYKSNNELKRKEDHLRYLAYHDPLTGLSNRKFFNEKLQESLAWAQNNNLLLGLLFIDLDGFKRVNDTLGHEIGDRLLVTVSQRLSNCLRGSDTVSRLGGDEFTVILRAIPQVQVASKVAEKILSTIKEPIVLDGYTTNVSASIGISIYPINSNDSETLIKQADSAMYRAKHLGKNRYEFAG; from the coding sequence ATGAGTAAGCAGGTAGGCAAGCATTTTATGCGGTTTATATCAGGACTAAAAAAACCGCTTAGTCAAGGAAAGAGGGAATTAATTACCGCTTCCAGCGTTGCAGTTTGCATCTTGCTTATACGCTCTTTGGGATTACTGCAATCCTTAGAGTTAGGTGCTCTGGATCAATTATTTCGTCTCCGCCCACAAGACCTACCAGAAGAGCGTATCACTATTGTAGCGATTGATGAGGCTTCCTTACGCCAAGTTGGTTCTTGGCCGATTCCAGATGGCGTAATTGCCGAATTGCTGCAAAAATTAAATGCTTTTAAGCCCCGTGCTATTGGCTTGGATATCTACCGGGATTTACCTGTGGAGCCGGGATATAAAAAATTGGTAAAAACATATAAGTCAATGCCAAATGTGATCGGCATTGAACAACTAGCTAATAATAAAAATGCCAGTGTTTTACCACCACCAGTACTCAATCAACTTGACCAAGTGGGTTTTAATAATGTTTTATATGACCCTGATGGCAAAATCCGTCGCAGCTTGTTGTATTGGCACATTGATAATCAGGCCCACGAAAGTTTTGCTTTGAAGTTGGCTTTACTATATTTAAAATCAGAAGGCATAAATCCTAAAAACGCCAGTAGTAACTCTGAGTATTTACAGTTAGGTAAGGCTGTTTTTACTAGATTTCAGGCTAATGATGGAGCTTACGTGCGCGCTGATGCTAGAGGCTACCAAATTTTGTCTAACTTTCCCAAACCACTTTGTGCAGATGCATCGAAATCTTGTAGTTATCGCCAAGTATCGATGCGGGATGTGCTAGTTGGGAGAGTCGAAAAAAGCTGGATTAGCGATCGCGTTGTGTTAATTGGTTCCACTGCACCCAGCCTGCAAGATTTTGTGTTTGTCCCCCACTCACGCAAGCCGATCGCGGGAATTGAATTGCAAGCCTATTTGATCAATGAGTTAATCGCTGCTGCTGTAGAAGGACGACCACTATTGCAAGTTTGGTCAAAAGTATGGGAATACTTGTGGATTTTTGGCTGGTCTTATTTAGGTGCAGTTACAGCATGGCGAATTCGACACCCCATTAAAATATCTATCAGTATTTTACTTTTTTGCTTGTTGTTAACTCTATCTGTCTATGTAGCTTTTTTATTTGGTTGGTGGATACCTTTTATTCCCTCATTGCTGACATTTGCTAGCGCCGCTATTGGGGTTACCTGTTATTTTGCCTATATGCAAGAAGAGTTTAAACGCTCTAAAGAATTTTTATATCAAGTAATTAATACAATTCCTGACCCGATTTTTGTCAAAAATCAACAGCATCAGTGGATTGTGTTAAATGAGGCTTATTGCGAACTGATTGGTTATCCCTATCAATTATTACTAGAAAAGTCAGACTATGACTTTTTTCCCAAGCATCAAGCTGATGTATTTCGCCGCAGAGATGAGATGGTTTTTCAGACACAGCAGTCTCATGAAAGCGAAGAACAATTTACTGATGCTTATGGCTCAACTCATCTGATTGCGACGAAGCGATCGCTCCATAAAGATGCGGCTGGTAATTGCTTTTTAGTGGGGGTGATCCACGATATTACAGAACGCAAGCTGATGGAAGAGAAACTTAAACGCAAAGCAGCGCAACTATATAAATCTAATAATGAATTAAAACGCAAAGAAGACCATCTGCGTTATTTGGCGTATCACGATCCGCTGACTGGTTTGTCTAATCGCAAATTCTTCAATGAAAAACTGCAAGAATCTTTAGCTTGGGCACAAAATAATAATTTATTGCTAGGGCTATTGTTTATTGACTTGGATGGGTTTAAAAGGGTGAATGATACTCTAGGACATGAAATTGGCGATCGCTTATTGGTGACTGTCTCTCAAAGGCTCAGTAATTGTTTGCGGGGTAGCGATACAGTTTCTCGCTTGGGTGGTGATGAATTTACAGTGATTTTACGGGCAATTCCGCAAGTGCAAGTCGCATCTAAAGTAGCTGAAAAAATTCTCAGTACAATTAAGGAGCCAATAGTTTTAGATGGATATACTACCAACGTCTCTGCTAGTATTGGTATAAGTATTTACCCTATTAATAGTAACGATAGTGAAACCTTAATCAAACAAGCAGACAGCGCTATGTACCGCGCAAAACACCTAGGTAAAAATCGTTATGAATTTGCTGGATAA
- a CDS encoding vitamin K epoxide reductase family protein — MIRRRSTPWIHKWSRPLIAAIAGLGILVTGYLTYEKLTGGSAACPAQQAGFKGCGDVLSSPWATVFGQPLALFGLLAYISMLILALAPLALKQGDNNRKQIENWTWWLLLVGAIAMSVFSGYLMYVLASQIKAVCPYCIGSAIFSMSMLVLTILGRAWEDVGQILFTALIVGMVTLIGTLGVYSGVNPSANTATSTPGQPQKILPFSPTVDPNPEFGWKITTTSGEAEIGLANHLAKIGAKEYVAYWCPHCHEQKLLFGQEAYKIIDNSGVKVECAPGGLKAQPDSCKAAKIEGFPTWIINGKSYSGVQNLEELAKVSNYTGTRNFQYFR; from the coding sequence ATGATTCGTCGTCGTTCTACTCCTTGGATTCATAAATGGTCGCGTCCTTTGATTGCCGCGATCGCTGGACTTGGTATCCTAGTTACAGGTTATTTGACTTACGAGAAATTAACCGGAGGTAGTGCAGCTTGTCCGGCCCAACAAGCTGGTTTTAAAGGCTGTGGTGATGTGCTTTCCAGCCCGTGGGCAACGGTTTTTGGTCAGCCATTAGCCTTATTTGGGTTATTAGCTTATATCAGTATGTTGATATTGGCTTTGGCTCCTTTAGCCCTGAAACAGGGAGATAATAACCGCAAGCAAATAGAAAATTGGACTTGGTGGCTGCTGTTAGTAGGCGCGATCGCAATGTCCGTTTTCAGCGGCTACTTGATGTATGTACTAGCATCTCAAATCAAAGCCGTATGTCCTTATTGCATAGGCTCGGCTATTTTCTCGATGAGTATGTTAGTACTCACTATTCTGGGTCGAGCTTGGGAAGATGTCGGACAAATCCTCTTTACTGCCCTAATTGTCGGTATGGTGACACTGATTGGTACATTGGGAGTATACTCAGGTGTCAATCCATCAGCCAATACAGCTACTTCTACCCCTGGACAACCCCAGAAAATTCTGCCATTCTCACCGACAGTAGATCCTAACCCAGAGTTCGGTTGGAAAATTACTACTACCTCTGGTGAAGCAGAAATTGGTCTAGCCAATCATCTGGCGAAAATAGGCGCTAAGGAATATGTGGCTTATTGGTGTCCGCACTGCCACGAACAGAAGTTACTCTTTGGTCAAGAGGCTTACAAGATTATCGATAACAGCGGCGTGAAAGTAGAATGCGCTCCTGGTGGGCTAAAAGCTCAACCAGATTCATGTAAAGCTGCCAAAATAGAAGGTTTCCCCACATGGATTATTAACGGGAAAAGCTATAGCGGAGTGCAAAACTTAGAGGAACTAGCCAAAGTTTCTAATTATACAGGCACTCGTAACTTCCAATATTTCAGATAG
- the btpA gene encoding photosystem I biogenesis protein BtpA produces the protein MDLDQLFKTRTPIIGVVHLLPLPTSPRWGGNLKTVIDRAEQEATALASGGVDGIIVENFFDAPFTKNQVDPAVVSAMTVVVQQIQNLVTLPIGLNVLRNDAKSAIAIASCVRAQFIRVNVLTGVMATDQGLIEGEAHQLLRYRRELGSDVKILADVLVKHARPLSSPNLTVAVKDTIERGLADAVILSGWATGSPPNIEDLELACGAANGTPVFIGSGANWENIATLMQAADGVIVSSSLKRHGRIDQPIDPIRVSQFVEAAHRSWNSKGETKSVSSVTIRS, from the coding sequence GTGGACTTAGATCAGCTATTTAAAACTCGAACACCAATTATTGGCGTGGTTCACCTATTACCACTGCCAACCTCGCCCCGCTGGGGAGGAAACCTCAAAACCGTGATTGACCGGGCCGAACAAGAAGCCACAGCCCTAGCAAGTGGTGGGGTTGACGGGATTATTGTCGAAAACTTTTTTGATGCGCCCTTTACCAAAAATCAGGTCGATCCGGCGGTCGTGAGTGCCATGACTGTAGTGGTGCAGCAAATACAGAATTTAGTGACATTGCCGATTGGTTTAAATGTGTTGCGGAACGATGCGAAAAGTGCAATTGCGATCGCCAGTTGTGTGCGGGCGCAATTTATTCGCGTCAATGTTCTTACTGGGGTAATGGCAACCGACCAAGGATTAATTGAGGGAGAAGCCCATCAACTACTCCGCTATCGGCGAGAGTTAGGCAGTGATGTTAAAATTCTGGCCGATGTATTGGTGAAACACGCTCGCCCTTTAAGTTCTCCAAATCTCACGGTTGCTGTCAAAGACACAATTGAAAGGGGTTTGGCAGATGCAGTGATTTTGTCAGGTTGGGCTACAGGTAGCCCGCCTAACATAGAAGATTTGGAACTAGCTTGTGGTGCGGCCAATGGCACGCCAGTCTTTATTGGCAGTGGGGCGAATTGGGAAAACATTGCTACACTAATGCAGGCCGCAGATGGTGTCATCGTTTCCAGTTCCCTAAAACGTCACGGTAGAATCGACCAACCAATTGACCCGATACGTGTCAGTCAATTTGTAGAAGCCGCACACCGGAGTTGGAACTCTAAGGGTGAAACTAAATCAGTTTCCTCAGTAACTATCCGTTCCTAG
- the rimO gene encoding 30S ribosomal protein S12 methylthiotransferase RimO — protein MGDKPTIAISHLGCEKNRVDTEHMLGLLVKAGYGVDSNEELADYVIVNTCSFIEAARAESVKTLVELAEANKKIVITGCMAQHFQEQLLEELPEAVAVVGTGDYHKIVNVIERVEQGERVKQVSIEPTYIADETTPRYRTTTEGVAYLRVAEGCDYRCAFCIIPFLRGNQRSRTIESIVAEAQQLASQGVQEIILISQITTNYGLDIYGKPKLAELLRALGEVDVPWIRMHYAYPTGLTPDVIAAIQETPNVLPYLDLPLQHSHPDILRAMNRPWQGRVNDGIIERIKKELPSAVLRTTFIVGFPGETEEHFEHLLQFVQRHEFDHVGVFTFSPEEETPAYKLPNQLPQEVMDDRRNRLMELQQPIAWQKNQQEVGKIVDVLIEQENPETGELIGRSGRFAPEIDGQIYVVGQAKLGTIVPVEIQSADTYDLYGQIVKS, from the coding sequence ATGGGTGACAAGCCAACAATTGCAATTTCTCACCTAGGCTGCGAGAAAAATAGAGTTGATACAGAACATATGCTAGGGCTGCTGGTCAAAGCAGGCTATGGCGTAGATAGTAATGAAGAATTAGCCGATTACGTTATTGTCAATACCTGTAGTTTTATTGAAGCAGCCCGAGCAGAATCTGTTAAAACTTTGGTAGAGTTGGCAGAGGCGAACAAAAAAATCGTGATCACAGGCTGTATGGCCCAGCACTTCCAAGAACAATTATTGGAAGAGTTACCAGAAGCCGTGGCCGTAGTAGGTACAGGCGATTATCACAAAATTGTAAATGTAATTGAGCGGGTAGAACAAGGAGAACGGGTAAAGCAGGTTAGTATTGAACCAACCTATATTGCCGATGAAACTACACCGCGCTACCGCACTACAACCGAAGGCGTAGCTTATCTGCGAGTGGCCGAAGGATGTGATTATCGTTGTGCGTTTTGTATTATTCCTTTTTTGAGAGGAAACCAGCGATCGCGGACGATTGAATCCATTGTTGCTGAAGCCCAGCAGTTAGCTAGTCAAGGGGTACAAGAAATTATTCTGATTTCCCAAATCACTACTAATTATGGTTTGGATATTTACGGCAAGCCCAAGTTAGCCGAATTATTGCGCGCCTTGGGAGAAGTAGATGTACCGTGGATCAGAATGCATTATGCTTATCCCACGGGGTTGACACCAGATGTCATAGCAGCGATCCAAGAAACACCAAATGTTTTACCTTACTTAGATTTGCCTTTACAACATTCTCATCCTGACATTCTCCGCGCCATGAACCGTCCCTGGCAAGGGCGAGTCAACGATGGGATTATTGAACGCATTAAAAAAGAGCTACCATCAGCGGTACTAAGGACAACATTTATTGTTGGTTTCCCTGGAGAGACAGAAGAGCATTTTGAGCATTTACTTCAGTTTGTCCAGCGACATGAATTTGACCATGTAGGCGTGTTTACTTTTTCTCCCGAAGAAGAAACCCCAGCCTACAAGCTGCCAAATCAGTTACCTCAAGAAGTGATGGACGATCGCCGAAACCGCCTCATGGAACTCCAACAGCCGATTGCTTGGCAGAAGAATCAACAGGAAGTAGGCAAAATTGTTGATGTCCTGATTGAGCAAGAAAATCCGGAAACTGGAGAATTAATTGGTCGTTCTGGGCGATTTGCCCCAGAGATTGATGGACAAATCTATGTCGTTGGCCAAGCGAAGTTAGGAACAATCGTGCCAGTAGAGATCCAAAGTGCGGATACATACGACCTCTACGGTCAAATTGTCAAGAGCTAA
- a CDS encoding DEAD/DEAH box helicase, whose translation MNLSFQELGISQERVEQLEKIGFTTPTNIQTQAIPQLLAGRDVVGQSQTGTGKTAAFSLPILERLDVNQRAVQALVLTPTRELAMQVHDAIAQFIGDEGLRVLAIYGGQSIDRQILQLRRGVHMVVGTPGRVIDLLDRGCLKLDQVKWFVLDEADEMLSMGFIDDVIKILSQAPEERQTALFSATMPPSIRQLVNKFLRSPATVTVEQPKAAPTKINQVAYLIPRHWTKAKALQPILEMEDPESALIFVRTRRTAAELTSQLQAAGHSVDEYHGDLSQQARERLLSRFRNRQVRWVVATDIAARGLDVDQLSHVINYDLPDSVETYVHRIGRTGRAGKEGTAISLVQPFERRKQQVFERHNRQSWQLLSIPTRAQIEARHINKLQEQVREALAGERLASFLPIVSELIEKYDAQAIAAAALQIAYDQTRPAWLSSDIEIPQEDNLPTPKPKLVKQRRDGSGERSRSNWSKSDNIGEDERRSTPKPKLRAGRRDASPVNHKLGSSAARESAS comes from the coding sequence ATGAATCTTTCGTTTCAAGAACTAGGCATTTCACAAGAACGTGTTGAACAACTAGAAAAAATTGGTTTCACCACACCAACCAATATTCAAACTCAAGCAATTCCCCAACTGCTAGCTGGACGCGATGTGGTTGGACAATCTCAAACCGGAACTGGTAAAACCGCAGCTTTTTCATTGCCAATTCTAGAACGGCTAGATGTGAATCAAAGAGCCGTGCAAGCACTGGTGTTAACACCAACTCGTGAATTAGCCATGCAAGTTCACGATGCGATCGCCCAATTTATTGGTGATGAAGGATTGCGGGTATTAGCAATCTACGGTGGTCAATCAATTGATCGCCAAATTTTACAACTGCGACGTGGTGTCCACATGGTTGTGGGTACTCCCGGACGAGTAATTGACTTGCTAGATCGTGGTTGTTTGAAGCTCGATCAAGTGAAGTGGTTTGTGTTGGATGAAGCCGATGAAATGTTGAGCATGGGCTTTATCGATGACGTAATTAAAATCTTGTCCCAAGCGCCAGAAGAACGGCAAACAGCCCTATTCTCAGCGACTATGCCGCCATCAATTCGGCAATTGGTCAACAAATTTTTGCGATCGCCTGCGACAGTTACCGTCGAACAGCCAAAAGCTGCTCCCACCAAAATTAATCAGGTAGCTTACCTAATTCCTCGCCACTGGACAAAAGCCAAAGCTTTACAGCCAATTCTGGAAATGGAAGATCCAGAATCAGCATTGATCTTTGTCCGTACCAGACGCACCGCAGCCGAACTTACCAGTCAGCTGCAAGCAGCAGGTCACAGTGTCGATGAATACCACGGTGATTTATCTCAACAAGCGAGAGAACGCTTACTCAGCCGCTTCCGCAATCGCCAAGTCCGCTGGGTAGTAGCAACCGATATTGCAGCTCGGGGGTTAGATGTAGATCAACTATCTCATGTGATCAACTACGACTTACCCGATAGCGTAGAAACCTACGTCCACCGTATTGGTCGTACTGGTCGTGCTGGTAAAGAAGGAACAGCCATTTCACTAGTACAACCATTTGAGCGCCGCAAGCAGCAAGTCTTTGAACGCCATAACCGTCAAAGTTGGCAATTGCTTTCAATCCCCACCAGGGCACAAATTGAAGCGCGGCACATCAATAAACTACAAGAGCAAGTTAGAGAAGCTTTAGCTGGCGAACGCCTAGCTTCATTCTTGCCCATAGTCAGCGAACTGATCGAAAAATACGATGCTCAAGCGATCGCAGCTGCAGCATTGCAAATTGCTTACGATCAAACTCGTCCAGCTTGGTTAAGTTCAGACATTGAAATTCCCCAAGAAGACAACCTCCCAACTCCTAAACCCAAGTTGGTAAAACAGCGTCGTGATGGTTCTGGCGAGCGTTCCCGTTCCAATTGGAGCAAATCAGATAACATTGGCGAAGACGAAAGACGTTCTACTCCCAAGCCAAAATTGCGCGCAGGCCGTCGTGATGCTTCCCCAGTTAATCACAAGCTAGGTTCATCTGCAGCTAGAGAATCTGCTTCATAA
- a CDS encoding Uma2 family endonuclease: MTQAIPKLVTFEDFAAWRPEGGRYELHDGVIVEMAQPVGDHEDIIGFLALEISFDIKRLNSPYYIPKTVLVKSLEGESAYSPDILIINRPNLVNEPLWKKESTVSQAASIPLVVEVVSTNWRDDYYKKLADYEAIGIPEYWIIDYAACGARKFIGNPKLPTISIYQLIDGEYQVTQFRGSDACGNPCGERIISPTFPELNLTAEQIFQAGGVQT, from the coding sequence ATGACTCAAGCCATACCCAAACTAGTAACCTTTGAAGATTTTGCAGCTTGGCGGCCCGAGGGTGGAAGATACGAATTACATGATGGCGTGATTGTTGAAATGGCGCAACCAGTCGGAGACCATGAAGATATTATTGGTTTTTTGGCACTAGAAATATCTTTTGATATCAAGCGCCTAAATTCACCTTATTACATCCCAAAAACTGTATTAGTCAAGTCACTTGAAGGTGAATCGGCTTATTCACCAGACATATTAATAATCAATCGACCAAATTTAGTGAATGAGCCTTTATGGAAAAAGGAATCGACTGTATCTCAAGCTGCATCTATTCCATTGGTTGTTGAAGTTGTTAGTACTAATTGGCGGGATGATTACTACAAAAAATTAGCTGATTATGAAGCTATAGGTATTCCTGAATATTGGATTATAGATTACGCAGCTTGTGGCGCTAGAAAGTTTATTGGCAATCCTAAACTGCCTACTATATCCATTTATCAATTAATCGATGGTGAATACCAAGTTACTCAATTTAGAGGCAGCGATGCCTGCGGCAACCCCTGCGGGGAACGCATCATCTCGCCCACTTTCCCGGAATTGAATTTAACCGCCGAACAGATTTTTCAAGCTGGAGGTGTGCAAACCTAG
- a CDS encoding ribbon-helix-helix domain-containing protein gives MNTDNTMSGRINVVLPDEVYETVKNLAGTERRSQSQMAAILIEEALESRKLLQKSPSPDQGKGAA, from the coding sequence ATGAACACAGATAACACTATGAGCGGAAGGATTAATGTAGTGCTGCCCGATGAGGTTTATGAAACTGTCAAAAACTTGGCAGGGACAGAAAGGCGCTCTCAGAGCCAAATGGCAGCAATTTTAATTGAGGAAGCCCTGGAGTCAAGGAAGTTACTGCAAAAATCCCCTTCACCTGATCAAGGTAAGGGGGCTGCATAA
- a CDS encoding aldo/keto reductase, translating into MFTNTETITLGKNGPVVTPLCLGTWAWGDKLFWNYGDGYGPEQLKEAFTAALEAGVTFFDTAEVYGLGISETLLGQFLQETQQPVQIATKFGPLPWRFTGQSVSDALTESLKRLQLERIELYQVHWPFTFFLSQETLMNALADEVQRGRIGAIGVSNYSATQMREAQQILAARGVPLAVNQVRYSLLSRQIESQGILSTARELGVTILAYSPLAQGLLTGKYTANSGETPTGARKLDSRFSKEGLQKISPVISLLQEFGEKYERTPAQVALNWLIAQGNVIPIAGVKTAQQVKQNAGALGWRLSDDEVNELERVSRPWL; encoded by the coding sequence ATGTTTACAAACACGGAAACCATCACATTGGGGAAAAATGGCCCGGTTGTTACACCTCTTTGCCTTGGAACTTGGGCATGGGGTGATAAACTTTTTTGGAATTATGGGGATGGCTACGGGCCAGAACAATTAAAAGAAGCATTTACAGCTGCCCTAGAAGCTGGCGTGACTTTCTTTGACACAGCAGAAGTCTACGGATTGGGAATCAGCGAAACTCTGCTGGGGCAATTTTTGCAAGAAACTCAGCAACCTGTGCAAATTGCTACAAAATTTGGGCCTCTACCTTGGCGCTTTACAGGACAATCTGTCTCTGATGCCTTAACGGAGAGTCTGAAGCGCCTACAATTAGAGCGAATTGAACTTTATCAAGTGCATTGGCCATTTACCTTCTTTTTAAGCCAAGAAACACTGATGAACGCCCTCGCTGATGAAGTGCAGCGGGGTAGAATTGGCGCAATTGGTGTAAGTAATTATTCCGCAACGCAAATGCGAGAAGCACAGCAAATTTTAGCGGCTAGAGGAGTACCTTTAGCAGTTAACCAAGTCCGCTACTCTTTGCTATCTCGTCAAATTGAAAGCCAAGGTATTCTTTCCACAGCGCGTGAATTAGGTGTGACAATTTTGGCTTATAGTCCTTTAGCCCAGGGATTGCTCACAGGTAAATACACAGCCAATAGTGGTGAAACCCCTACAGGTGCGAGAAAATTAGACTCACGATTTAGTAAAGAAGGGCTACAAAAAATTTCACCTGTGATTTCTTTACTACAAGAATTTGGAGAAAAATATGAGCGTACTCCTGCTCAAGTTGCGCTGAATTGGTTAATTGCTCAAGGTAATGTGATTCCTATCGCTGGAGTAAAAACAGCGCAACAAGTCAAACAAAATGCAGGCGCTTTAGGCTGGAGACTGAGTGATGATGAAGTGAACGAATTAGAAAGAGTTAGTCGCCCTTGGTTGTAG
- the dnaK gene encoding molecular chaperone DnaK has protein sequence MAKVVGIDLGTTNSCVAVMEGGKPTVIANAEGFRTTPSVVAFAKNGDNLVGQIAKRQAVMNPENTFYSVKRFIGRRFDEVTNEATEVSYKVLSSSGNVKLDSPGAGKQFAPEEISAKVLRKLVEDASKYLGETVTQAVITVPAYFNDSQRQATKDAGKIAGIEVLRIINEPTAASLAYGFDKKSNETILVFDLGGGTFDVSVLEVGDGVFEVLATSGDTHLGGDDFDKKIVDFLAEQFKKDEGIDLRKDRQALQRLTEAAEKAKIELSSVTQAEINLPFITATQDGPKHLDTTLTRAKFEELCSDLIDRSRIPVENALRDAKLTKDNIDEVVLVGGSTRIPAVQELVKRLLGKDPNQTVNPDEVVAVGAAIQAGVLAGDVTGILLLDVTPLSLGVETLGGVMTKIIPRNTTIPTKKSEVFSTAVDGQSNVEIHVLQGEREFANDNKSLGTFRLDGIPSAPRGVPQIEVIFDIDANGILNVTAKDKGTGKEQSISITGASTLDKSDVDRMVREAEQNASSDKERREKIERKNQADSLAYQAEKQLQELGDKVPEADKTKVEGLVKELREAVAKEDDEQIKKLTPELQQALFAVGSNIYQQAGGGAAPGGPGPSDGGPTPPPSGGGDDVIDADFTESK, from the coding sequence ATGGCAAAAGTAGTTGGAATTGACTTAGGTACAACGAACTCCTGCGTCGCAGTCATGGAAGGTGGTAAACCCACGGTTATTGCTAATGCAGAGGGTTTTCGGACAACACCATCGGTTGTAGCATTTGCAAAAAATGGCGATAATTTGGTAGGGCAAATTGCCAAACGCCAAGCGGTGATGAACCCAGAAAATACTTTTTATTCAGTGAAGCGCTTTATTGGTCGCCGCTTTGATGAAGTTACAAACGAAGCTACAGAAGTCTCCTATAAGGTATTAAGCAGTAGCGGTAACGTTAAACTAGATTCTCCTGGTGCTGGTAAGCAATTTGCTCCTGAAGAAATTTCTGCGAAAGTTCTACGTAAATTAGTTGAAGACGCTAGCAAATATCTTGGTGAAACAGTTACTCAAGCTGTAATTACCGTACCTGCTTACTTTAACGACTCCCAACGTCAAGCGACCAAAGACGCTGGTAAAATTGCTGGTATTGAAGTATTGCGGATTATCAACGAGCCGACTGCTGCATCTCTAGCATACGGATTTGATAAGAAGAGTAACGAAACTATCCTGGTATTTGACCTTGGTGGTGGTACATTCGACGTATCTGTACTAGAAGTTGGTGATGGCGTATTTGAAGTACTAGCTACTTCTGGTGACACCCACTTAGGTGGTGACGACTTCGATAAGAAAATTGTTGATTTCTTAGCTGAACAGTTTAAAAAAGACGAAGGCATTGATCTCCGCAAAGATAGACAAGCCTTACAACGTTTGACCGAAGCCGCAGAAAAAGCCAAGATTGAGCTTTCTAGCGTTACTCAAGCAGAAATTAACCTACCCTTTATCACTGCTACCCAGGATGGGCCAAAGCACCTGGATACAACCCTCACCCGCGCTAAATTTGAAGAACTTTGTTCTGACTTAATCGACCGTTCCCGCATCCCTGTAGAAAATGCGCTTAGAGATGCCAAATTAACTAAAGACAATATCGATGAAGTTGTCTTGGTTGGTGGTTCTACCCGGATTCCTGCAGTCCAAGAGTTGGTGAAGCGGTTGTTAGGTAAAGATCCTAACCAAACTGTGAACCCTGATGAAGTGGTAGCTGTTGGTGCAGCAATTCAAGCAGGGGTACTAGCTGGTGATGTTACTGGTATCTTGTTGTTAGACGTAACACCACTATCTTTAGGTGTTGAAACCTTGGGTGGTGTGATGACCAAGATTATTCCTCGCAACACTACAATTCCCACCAAGAAATCGGAAGTATTCTCCACAGCAGTGGATGGTCAAAGCAATGTAGAAATTCACGTTCTCCAAGGTGAACGGGAATTTGCTAACGACAACAAGAGTTTGGGAACCTTCCGCCTTGATGGTATTCCCTCAGCACCACGTGGTGTACCTCAAATTGAAGTAATCTTTGACATCGACGCTAACGGTATCCTCAACGTAACTGCTAAGGATAAAGGTACTGGCAAGGAACAATCTATCAGCATTACAGGTGCTTCCACTTTGGATAAATCTGATGTTGACCGGATGGTGAGAGAAGCTGAACAAAACGCTTCTTCTGACAAGGAACGTCGTGAGAAGATTGAACGTAAGAACCAAGCTGATTCCTTGGCTTACCAAGCAGAGAAGCAACTGCAAGAATTAGGTGATAAAGTTCCTGAAGCTGACAAAACCAAAGTTGAAGGTTTAGTCAAAGAACTGCGCGAAGCAGTAGCTAAGGAAGACGATGAGCAAATTAAGAAGCTGACACCAGAATTGCAACAAGCACTATTTGCAGTTGGTAGCAACATCTATCAACAAGCTGGTGGTGGTGCAGCACCTGGTGGCCCTGGCCCTTCTGATGGTGGCCCCACTCCTCCTCCTTCCGGCGGTGGTGATGATGTAATTGATGCTGACTTCACTGAAAGCAAGTAA